Within Diabrotica virgifera virgifera chromosome 7, PGI_DIABVI_V3a, the genomic segment cagctaaatcgattcaaaagtaaccgagaaacactgttttaaatttttttttgataatacctcctcgtcgatagcctaaaagaattaagttttctgttcgtttgccccaacatttttgtcagacaattatattttttgtttaagaatataattacttgtaacctactacttttgtcggaaaaatggttgtaaagataagggatgcacgaagccagcataatttgaaagtatgctttattaataaaaataaattttttgtccgactgtcgagttgccccaatatttttgtccgacactttgattttttgattaagaatataattacttatgatctactaatgttgtcggaaaaatggttttaaaggtaagggttgcacgaacccagtaaattttaaaagacagtttattaataaaaattaaattttttgtccgactttggatttgacccaatatttttgtcggacacttagattttttgatatagaatataactacttataacctgatacttgtgtcagaaattttttttaattggaaaaaaaaaactacagaacgatgcttgtcgttgttcaaggagtatgtaagcaaatatcagatcacaatttttcaaaaattttccctcttgtccgaaatttttttgggaaaattttgggtacagcgctacgtcatacccttttaaatgttttacttagtgtgtgtaccaattttcagctaaatcgattcaaaaataaccgaaaaaatctgttttaaaatatttttggataatacctcctcgtccctagcctaaaagaattaagtttcctgttcgtttgccccaacatttttgtcagacaattacattttttgtttaagagtataattacttgtatcctactacttttgtcggaaaaatggttgtaaagataagggatgcacgaacccagaatagtttaaaagtatagtttattaataaaaattaaattttttgtccgactttggatgtgccccactatttatgtcgggcacttagagtttttgatttgaaatataactacttataacctgatacatgtgctgaaaatttttttttaattggagaaaaaaaatacagaacgatgtttgtcgttgttcaaggagtatgtacacaaattatcagatcacaatttttctaaaattttccctcttgtcggaaaattttttaagaaaattttgggttccgatctgcgtcatacccttttaaatgctttacttagtgtgtgtaccaattttcagctaaatcgattcaaaagtaaccgagaaacactgttttaaattttttttttgataatacctcctcgtcgatagcctaaaagaattaagttttctgttcgtttgccccaacatttttgtcagacaattatattttttgtttaagaatataattacttgtaacctactacttttgtcggaaaaatggttgtaaagataagggatgcacgaacccagcataatttgaaagtatactttactaataaaaataaattttttgtccgactgtcgagttgccccaatatttttgtccgacactttgattttttgattaagaatataattacttataacctactaatgttgtcggaaaaatggttttaaaggtaagggttgcacgaacccagtaagattcaaaagacagtttattaataaaaattaaattttttgtcctactttggatttgacccaatatttttgtcggacacttagattttttgatttggaatataactacttataacctgatacttgtatcggaaatttttttttatttcgagaaaaaaaactacagaacgatgtttgtcgttgttcaaggagtatgtacacaaattatcagatcacaatttttctaaaattttccgtcttgtcggaaaattttttaagaaaattttgggttccgatctacgtcatacccttttaaatgctttacttggtgtgtgtaccaattttcagctaaatcgattcaaaagtaaccgagaaacactgttttaaaattttttttttgataatacctcctcgtcgatagcctaaaagaattaagttttctgttcgtttgccccaacatttttgtcagacaattatattttttgtttaagaatataattacttgtaacctactacttttgtcggaaaaatggttgtaaagataagggatgcacgaacccagcataatttgaaagtatactttactaataaaaataaattttttgtccggcTGTCGaattgccccaatatttttgtccgacactttgattttttgattaagaatataattacttataacctactaatgttgtcggaaaaatggttttaaaggtaagggttgcacgaaccgagaaaggtttaaaagacagtttattaataaaaattaaattttttgtccgactttggatttgacccaatatttttgtcggacacttagattttttgatttggaatataactacttataacctgatacttgtgtcggaaatttttttttatttcgagaaaaaaaactacagaacgatgtttgtcgttgttcaaggagtatgtacgcaaatatcagatcacaatttttctaaaattttccctcttgtccgaaatttttttgggaaaattttgggttccgatctacgtcatacccttttaaatgctttactaagtgtgtgtaccaattttcagctaaatcgattcaaaagtaaccgagaaacactgttttaaaatttttttttgataatacctcctcgtcgatagcctaaaagaattaagttttctgttcgtttgccccaacatttttgtcagacaattacattttttgtttaagaatataattacttgtaacctactacttttgtcggaaaaatggttgtaaagataagggatgcacgaacccagcataatttgaaagtatactttactaataaaaattaaattttttgtccgactgtcgagttgccccaatatttttgtccgacgctttgtttttttgattaagaatataattacttataacctactaatgctgtcggaaaaatggttgtaaataaaaaaatttcaggaaattgacatcttcggcgcgtccgactgcgcatatgccccgtgaaaattgtccgacaaggttaccacattattgtaaaaaggttttatgatagataccgttaaaattatcgatgtggtaataaatttattattttcataaatttgacatatttagcgtgtccgacgcgtaatatgccccaatatttttgtccgacaaaattgttttcgttgtttatatgataaaatccattgattaaaatagaatgaccaatgtggtaataaatttttttcttgcataaaattgacaacttcgtcaccgcttgacagacaaacgccccactaccataatgcgccaagctcaaaatttgtccgactccatccaaataacaagtacaaaaagtttcaacggtgtggtcataaataatatttgtatatgcgggcccaaggcctataatAATACGAAAGCATACGATAAAAAAGATCTAGTGGTGTATATACCTCTACGTAGATCATAATATCATCAAGCTAGGAAAACCAAATCGATCTTcgtcttctgcttttcttaaaaccCGGTCTGTTTAACCCGGTCAAGCCGCTAGTGTTTTTCAACcagaatatttgtcgtctaccaagACAactttttccttcgattttactgTTCATAACCACCAAATCGATATGCTGAAAGAAGAAGAACACAACTAACATGGGCCACTTTTGGTAAATTGGTATGGATACTCCATTACTATAAACTCAAAGAGGATGTTACTCAACACTTATATAATGCCAGTGTGTATCTATGGATTAGAgacaatagggagtttttgttgctacgtaacgtacgcatttccgtatacgtaaagcaactaacgtgtcgtagaggatgaatgttaaaataggtagtttttgtaactgccttaacgtaacgaaaagcaaatcgtaaagttacttttaaattccgttgacattcaaaaaaataaaacaatgttcacacaatatacaattaatatacaaatgtaaaaaaagataaatgaataatgaaattgtatggttttaattgcttctagttaaatataaaaatattatttttccttaggttaaaatttttttatttttgtttatacctactttttagttgtaaattattgtatacatacatcagaattccagtaggtataatgtaaatagtgtggtaatagttatttgaaaattttactgaaactaggtaaTTTGtatatctagttattaattgtggtgatcactgtatttctaaaattaatacaagatttgtttgttttgctttattaatagacaacttaaaaacaataaaattttaaatctattatgaagttccaatttccaattaccaacagaataattttactcaaatagactaaaccaataaccaatataaccttaaaatgtttataaacgggtagtacgctgatgaaatgttcatttggtaggtaatcgggcaagatcctcgtgtgcattcggtgactttcggctcgatagggatgtgtatgaacctaacgtaccagcccgtaaccttagataatacgtatcgcgatacgggagttcaaccattaatgcgcaagcgtatatgtcaaaaagatgcgttacgtttacgtatttgtgtgcacaaaaactccctaatgtCCCTTACCATGAAGTCCACTAAGGAACTAAAAACAACACAACGAACAATTCTGCGAAATATTTTTGCTTAATGAAGGTTGAAGAAGGTTGCTAGGTTTTAGTCATAACGATACGTACCTATGTCACAATTAATTCAATAATGTTCCCCTCGTGTTGTTACAGCTTCTTGATTCTCCCTTCTGAAATATTGGTATTgccatttttttcgttttctaTAGGTAGATACTCTGATtattagtttataaattttaatagatAATTTTATACCTTCGGTGCTTGAAGGTACAATACAATTCGTTAAAGATTCCATCTAGACTGGGTGCTGTTTTCCGCTTCATCTTTTTATgacattttaaaatattctttttctACGGTCGtgctaaaacagccactttcccgcacgcatttcgtttccgaaagttgcactttcccgcacgccgtgcgggaaagtagaatatattataatatggCATTATGCTCTCCCCGAGACTGTAATTTTTCCTTGCCGTTGGTGGGAGGGCTGAGTAACTGGTCTTGGTCCCTTAttttgtgaggggagcacgaccagCGAAACCAAACACAGTCTCCGCGTCCAGTGCCTGTGCACCGGGTGACCGCCGGACACCGCCACTGGACGCGAAAAGGCGCAGCAACTGAGGCGAACAGTTGCTGCGCCTTCGCCTTCAGCATATACAGATACCCTTCCCTGCTCCTACGGCCACTCGAAACCCAAACATGTCGCCCTCCCCCAACAAACTCTTTCTCACCTTTTTGTGAGTCGACTTATCCGAGCGCGAGTGGCTGATTCCTGATCACATCCCTGCCCCACATCCACTATCCCTCCACTTACCTCACTACCCCAATCCAAAGTGTAAGGCAACGTGCCGATGGATGAATGGCCGCTGGGGCATATGCGGTCGCGAACGTTCCCCTGGGGGAACCAGGCGAAACCCCCTTGTATGCAGCCTTACTCCGGCATGCGGGGCTCTGCCGGAGTGGACCGACattccctagctactcgtgggaacAACCATGGacaagaaagaattaaaaggaaAAAAAATACAGCGGGAATACACCGCTAAatcgaagaagaagaaggaaggaAAACACTCTCCTTCAACCTCTCGGGAAGCTCCCCGAGAGGCAGGAAAGTCGAGGACCGGTCCCTCAGACTCCATTGTGGGAATACACCACAAGGGTAAATCTGAGGTGGGGAAGGACCTCCAAAGGCCCTCGACCTCTAGACAGCCTCCACTCCCAAACTTGGGAGAACCTGGAGGCAGGGATGACCCACTGAGACGTGGGCTCAGCGGAGCGGGCTGCAGATGGTACTTGAGGTACCTCAGTCAGGGAATTTCCCCTGAAACAGCAAGAAAGAAGGCCTTGGAGCATAAAAGCCAAGAGCCTGCTAGTCAAAAAAGAAAGCGGACTGAGACGGTCATCAGTCCTGCTCAGAAAGAGGTGAAAAGGAAGAAGGAGGAAGTGGGAGAACAGACCACTACCTCAGTAGGTATGAGCAGCTGTGCAGCTGCTCTAAAATCGGAGAAGATTGCCATTCTCCCCAAAGGGTTCCCTGAGAACACCCTCAGCGCGGAACAGCAGACTTTGGTGGAGGAGGCAATAGTTCAAGAAATGTTCGCCGAATGGGAGCACAAGCTCCAGTTCGGCGGCATCCACTTCAAGCCGGGCTACTTGGTAGTTGACTGTGAAACACCACAGTCAGCGGAGTGGCTAAGGTTGAAGGTGCCACAAATTAGGAAGTGGGAGGGTGGAGAACTCACAACATGTAAGGGAGACGACATCCCTAGATCACATGTTGTGACAGTTTTCCTCCCCAGAAGCAAGGGGCTATCAGCTGAGAAATTACTTCAGCTGATAGAGGTACAAAATGAGGGCCTAGCAATAGGTAGGTGGAAGGTCCTGAGTGCTAAGGAAGAGGCGGCAGGGCAACTCTTGAGGGCAGCGATAGACGAGCTATCCTGCGCTGCCCTCAGGAAGAACGGATGCACCATTTTTTACCGGTTCGGGAAAATCCCCGTTCATGGTATAAAACGGGAAACAGAAAAGGAGACTCCGGGGAGCAGCGGTGGGTTAGTAACCACCGAGGTCGAGGAAGCGCCTCCGGTGCCCTCTGCATCGCGGGGTACTGATGTGCCCGGCGATGCCGAGAACGTCGGAGACCACCACAGCACCGATCTATATCGGGACTCGGAGGACATGGAGACAGCCGAAGCAACTAACGTTGAAGAAGACAAGGACAAAACACTTGTCGGGGGGGAAGAAGGTGAGAAAGAAACCTCACCTCAAATAACCAAATAAGTAGGGGCAGGGAAAAGGGAAAAATGGGAATTAATATTGCTCAGATAAACGCCCATCACGCCAAGGGATCATCGGCGGTCATCCTAAGGACGTTTATCAGAAACCAATTGGGATTTGTACTGATTCAGGAACCATGGGTTCGTGACGGTCAGGTGAGAGGACTCACAAGCAGAGAAGCTAAGCTGATATACAAAGTAAGTAATGTTGACAAACCCAGAGCATGCATCTTGGTAAGTAACAGTATTAATCACTTTTGTGTTTCAGAATTTATGACGAGAGACCTTGTTCCGATTCGAGCAAACCTTGAGTTCGGAAAAGGGCGTCAAGAAGTTATGATAGTCTCATGCTACTTTGCAGGAGACGGGACTGCACCGCCTCCAGAACTGCAAAGACTAGTAGAGTACTGTGAGCAGAAGAAACTACCGCTTCTCCTAGGATGTGACGCTAATGGTCACAATACCGTATGGGGGAGCACAGACACCAATGAAAGAGGTGAGAAAATTTTAGAATTTATTCTTAGTAAGAATCTTGTCATACACAATATAGGGAATACCCCTACTTTTGTAACTAAAACAAGAAAAGAAGTGCTAGATATAACTGTAAGCACACCGAATCTATCAGATCGGGTGAGGGATTGGAGAGTATCGAACGAACCATCCCTCTCTGATCATAGAATAATTATGTTCAGGTTAGATTGTAGTCCTCCTGAGCCAAAACTCAGGAGAAACCCCAGGAAAACAAACTGGGATGAATACAACTCTAACCTGAGGAGAAATCTTGTAAGTCTTCGTACTAAAGGAAATGCCAGAAACCACCTGGCATTAGAAAATGATGTCATAGAACTTAACGAGGTAATACTCGACGCCTATGAATCAAGTTGTCCTCTTCAGAGGACCAGAAAATCAAAAGATGCAATATGGTGGAACGAACATCTGTCAAACCTAAGATCCGAGACGCGACAGCTCTTCAACAGAGCCAAACGTAACGGAGATTGGCAGAGATACACCGAGAAACTCATATTATACAATAAAGAGATTAGAAAGGctaaaagaaatagcttcagaaaattCTGCGAAGAAATAGACACTACTCCCTCTGCAGCAAGGCTACACAAGGTCTTGGCAAAGGGAAGAGTAGATACAGTAATGGCACTACGGAAGCCAGACGGAAGCTTCACAGAAAGCGAGAAAGAACGAGCTTTGCTCTTGTTAGAAACTCACTTTCCTGGAGGAGCAATCACTTCAGGAAAAAAGAGTGAGCAAATCAGAAGACCTACCAGGGAAGACACTGCAATGGCAAAACACATCTGCAGTGAAGAACGGCTGAAATGGGCTATGAACACCTTTCAGCCGTTCAAAACACCTGGAACGGATGGAATATTTCCTGCCCTACTTCAACAGGGCCAAGAGGCAATCATTCCtcatatggtccgaatcagtcggAGCAGTCTTGAACTGGGATACATACCAGAAGCATGGAGAAGGGCCAAAGTCACCTTCATCCCAAAAGTAGGGAAACGGGATACTACGCACCCTAAATCCCTTAGACCGATCAGCCTCACATCGTTTATTCTCAAAACGATGGAAAAAGCTGTAGACAACTACATTAGAACAGAAATCTTGGAACAGGTGCCATTGCACCCCCGTCAACATGCGTATCAAGCGGGAAAATCCACGGAAACCGCCTTGACACAATTGACTGATGAAATCCAAGATGCTCTGAATAAGAAAGAGACCGTGGTATGTGCCTTTCTAGATATAGAAGGGGCTTTTGACAACACGCCACATGAAGCCGTCAAAAGAGCACTGCATGAGAGAGGAGTAGATGGAATGACCTCCACCTGGATGTCGCAACTGCTATCTACGAGAATCGCAGAAATGGAGACAGGACAAGACACTATCTTCATTAATGTGACCAGAGGCTGTCCGCAGGGGGGAGTTGCGTCCCCACTCATGTGGAGTCTCACTGTGGACAGCCTACTCTGTCAATTGACCAGGGAAGGCATACCATGTCAAGGATATTCCGACGACATGGTCATCCTTGCAAAAGGAAAGTACGAAAA encodes:
- the LOC126888559 gene encoding uncharacterized protein LOC126888559; translation: MDKKELKGKKIQREYTAKSKKKKEGKHSPSTSREAPREAGKSRTGPSDSIVGIHHKGKSEVGKDLQRPSTSRQPPLPNLGEPGGRDDPLRRGLSGAGCRWYLRYLSQGISPETARKKALEHKSQEPASQKRKRTETVISPAQKEVKRKKEEVGEQTTTSVGMSSCAAALKSEKIAILPKGFPENTLSAEQQTLVEEAIVQEMFAEWEHKLQFGGIHFKPGYLVVDCETPQSAEWLRLKVPQIRKWEGGELTTCKGDDIPRSHVVTVFLPRSKGLSAEKLLQLIEVQNEGLAIGRWKVLSAKEEAAGQLLRAAIDELSCAALRKNGCTIFYRFGKIPVHGIKRETEKETPGSSGGLVTTEVEEAPPVPSASRGTDVPGDAENVGDHHSTDLYRDSEDMETAEATNVEEDKDKTLVGGEEGEKETSPQITK